GTGCTGCTCTGCGGCCGCTACGAGGGGGTCGACGAGCGGGTACGGGAGGCGCTGGCGGACGAGGAGCTGAGCGTCGGCGACATGGTCCTCACCGGCGGCGAGCTTGCGGCGCTCATGGTGGTGGACGCGGTGGCGCGCTTCCTGCCCGGAGTGCTGGGACGCTCCGAGGCCGCGGACGAGGATTCGTTCTCCGAAGGGAGCCTGGAGTTCCCTCAGTACACGAGGCCGGCGCGCTTCCGCGGCCTCTCCGTCCCGGAGGTGCTCCTCTCCGGCGACCATGGGGCGGTGGAGCGTTGGCGGGCGGCGAGGTCCGCGGATGCGACCCGGACCAAGCGTCCGGACCTGATCGAGGGTTTTTCCAGTGGGACCGCGCCCCGAGGGCGCGAGTGAGGGTCGTCATGGATGTGCTGCGCGGGATCGAGGCGGAGGCTCTGAAGAAGGACGTCCCCGAGTTCCGGCCCGGGGATCGGATCAAGGTGCACGTTCGCGTGGTGGAAGGGGACAAATCGAGGATCCAGGTCTTCGAGGGGGACGTGATTTCGCGCCGGGGAGGCCCTCAGAGCGCCCGGGCCACGTTCACCGTCCGGAAGATCTCCGGCGGGGTGGGCGTCGAGAGGATCTTCCCCCTGCACTCGCCCATCGTGGAGAAGATCGAGCGCGTGCGCCAGGGGAAGGTGCGCCGGGCGAAGCTGACCTACCTGAGGGGCCGCGCCGGGAAGAAGGCGCGTATCCAGGAGAAGCGGATTCGATAGGCCCGAAGGTGCCGCGCGGATCATGGCACTCGACCTCGACAAGACACGCAAGAACGCGGAGCGGCTCCTGAAGCAGGGGCGGGTCCAGGCCGCGCTCGAGGAGTACCAGCGTCTCGCCGAGGAGGCCCCGCGGGACCTCCCGCTGCTGAACCTGGTCGGCGACCTGCTCAGCCGGATCGGCCGGCACCGCGACGCGCTCCCGTACTACGACAGGATTGCGGAGGA
This portion of the Terriglobia bacterium genome encodes:
- the rplS gene encoding 50S ribosomal protein L19, encoding MDVLRGIEAEALKKDVPEFRPGDRIKVHVRVVEGDKSRIQVFEGDVISRRGGPQSARATFTVRKISGGVGVERIFPLHSPIVEKIERVRQGKVRRAKLTYLRGRAGKKARIQEKRIR
- the trmD gene encoding tRNA (guanosine(37)-N1)-methyltransferase TrmD translates to MTFDVVTVFPGMFLGPLAHGMLARARRAGRVGVRLHDLRRWGVGPHRQVDDATYGGGGGMVLRPEPLFSAVEWIKERYPASPDRVVLLSPQGTRLAHGVAKRLAANERLVLLCGRYEGVDERVREALADEELSVGDMVLTGGELAALMVVDAVARFLPGVLGRSEAADEDSFSEGSLEFPQYTRPARFRGLSVPEVLLSGDHGAVERWRAARSADATRTKRPDLIEGFSSGTAPRGRE